The following DNA comes from Gammaproteobacteria bacterium.
CAATGCGCGTGGATCGGCATTGCCAATATCCTCGCTGGCCATGCGGACGATGCGTCGCGCGAGGTACAGGGGGTCGCAGCCACCGTCAAGCATGCGTGCAAACCAGTAAAGTGTCGCATCAGGATCAGAGCCACGCACGGACTTGTGCAATGCCGATATCTGGTCATAGAACGCTTCACCACCCTTGTCGAATCGACGAACGCCACCGGCCACCACTTCCTTGATCACTTCCAGCGAAATATGTGATTCAGACAAGTCAGCGGCGATTTCCAGCAGGTTCAATGCACGCCTGGCATCTCCGTCGGCGGCATCAACCAGTATTGCCAACGCCTCGTCGTCAATCGTCAGGCCAGTGGCAGCGAGGCCACGCTCATCGTGCAGTGCGTGCTCGATAACCAGTCGCAATTCATCATGACCGAGCGATTTCAGCACATAGACGCGTGCACGGGAAAGCAGTGCGTTGTTTAATTCAAATGACGGGTTTTCTGTGGTAGCACCGATAAAAGTAACCGTGCCTGATTCCACGTGCGGCAAGAACGCGTCCTGTTGCGACTTGTTAAAGCGATGCACTTCGTCAACAAACAATACTGTCGCCTGACCCATGGACTGGTATTGCTGCGCCTGCTCTACGGCCGCGCGGATATCCTTTACCCCTGCCAACACGGCAGAAAGCGTAATAAAGTGGGCGTCGCACAGGTTCGCCAGCATGCGTGCGAGCGTGGTCTTGCCCGTGCCCGGTGGTCCCCAAAAGATCATTGAGTGCAGGCTGCCCTGCTCCAGGGCGCGCCGCAAGGCCTTGCCTTCTCCCAGCAAATGCGATTGCCCGACATAATGTTCGAGTGTTTGCGGCCGCATGCGATCGGCCAAAGGACGTGTATCAATTGCGCCGGCAACTGGCTCAGCGGATGACGAAAACATATCCCGCGTAATCACGATAACCCGTGTTACTGGACTGGCGCGCCGACGATATCAACGCCTGCAGGCGGGCTGAACTGAAAACGGCTGTTGTCTATCTTCCCGTTTTCACGATTATCAGCCAGGGTGACGCGCGTGGTCTGACCAAAACTGTCCACCATCTCCAGCATACGCAGCTGACCATTTTCAAACGCGATGCGGATATTTTCGTATCCACCATCAGATTTCTTTGGTTTCATTTGCGTCCATTCCAGCTTGCCTTGCTTGCCCAATGACTTGAGCTCAAAGTTGTCGTCGATCCTGCCACTACCACTCAACAGGAACGCCGGTGTCTGGCCCAGCCCGGCGTCTACCGCCCTGAACGTTGCCTGTTTCAGCTCAACATCATAAACCCAGATCTTTTTGCCGTCAGAGACTATATGTTGCTTGAACGGCTCAAGATAATCCCAGCGAAAGCTGCCCGGACGCTTGATCAACAACTTGCCGGATGTTTCCTGTATCGGTGACAGGGATTCATCCAGCACCACCTGGCTGAACGAGGCGCTGAAGGTTTTCACCTGACTGTAAAACCGGCGCAGGCTCTTGATGCCATCGGCTGATACCGTTGCCGCCGGAAACACCAGCACCAACAACAATACCGGAACAAAAATTTTTCTTGCTGATAACATAACTACCCTTTTGGTGGTGGCGGTGCCAATACTTCCCGCGAACCGTTGGATTGCAATGGACCGACCACACCGCTTTTTTCCATTTGCTCGATAAGGCGCGCCGCCCTGTTGTAACCTATGCGCAATCGACGCTGTACCCCGGAAATGGATGCCTTGCGTGTTTCGGTGACTATGGCCAAGGCTTCATCATACAGAGGATCGGACTCATCATCGCCGGACATACCGGCAGAAAATGCACTGCCCGGCGTTTCACTAAGCGATTCCGGTGACAGTATGGAATCGTCGTATGCAGGCTTGCCATTCTTCTTCAGCGCGTTGACCACGTTGTGCACCTCATGATCGTCGACAAAACTGCCATGAACACGCAACGGCACACCTTGTCCCGGTTGCAGGAACAGCATGTCGCCATGTCCCAGCAACTGCTCTGCCCCCATCTGGTCGAGAACGGTGCGTGAGTCCACGCGTGATGAAACCTGGAACGCGATACGCGCCGGGATATTGGCCTTGATCAGGCCGGTTATCACGTCAACAGAGGGTCGCTGTGTAGCAAGAATCAGGTGCAAACCGGCAGCACGGGCTTTTTGCGCCAGGCGCGCGATCAGCTGCTCTACTTTCTTGCCGACTACCATCATCATATCGGCAAGCTCATCAATAAGAATTACGATATAAGGCAGGGCCTTCAGTTCAGGTGCCTCTTCATCGATACCTTCAATAGGTTCAAACAACGGATCCTTTAGCGGCTTTCCTGCTTCGGCCGCATCCTTCACCTTGCGGTTATAACCGCCGATGTTGCGCACACCCAGCGCCGCCATCAGGCGATACCGTCGTTCCATTTCACCAATACACCAACGCAGCGCCGTGGCGGCCTGCTTCATATCGGTAACCACCGGCGCAAGCAAGTGCGGAATACCTTCGTAGATGGACAGCTCCAGCATTTTTGGATCGACCATGATTAGTCGCACCTGGTCCGGCGTTGCCTTGTACACCATGCTCATGATCAGACCGTTGACGCTGACGGACTTTCCGGAACCGGTGGTGCCGGCAATCAGCAGGTGCGGCATCTTGGCCAGGTCTTCAACAACCGGCTTGCCGCTAATGTCCTTGCCCAGCGCCAACGCCAGCGGTGAGCGCACATCATCAAACTCCTGGGATGACAGCACCTCGCGCAAGCGCACGGTTTCGCGGCTTTCATTGGGCACTTCGATACCTACCGTGGTCTTGCCAGGAATGACCTCGACCACACGCAAACTGACGACTGACATGGACCGTGCCAGGTCGGTGGCCAGGTTGGTGATTTGCGATGCCTTGACACCGGCAGCCGGCTCCAGCTCAAACCGGGTAATAACCGGTCCCGGGTGAACCTCGACCACTTGCGCCTCGATATTGAAATCCAACAGCTTCTTTTCCAGAAGTCGCGACATGCTTTCCAGCGACTGGCGGGAGAACTGCGGCGCCAGGTGCTCCCCGGCTTCATCCAGCAATGATAATGCCGGTAACTCGCCGCCCTCAGGCACATCAAATAACGACGCCTGGCGCTCGCGCTCGCTGCGCTCACTGGGCTTGATCTTGGGAATCACCGGCTCGATTTTCGGCGGCTCGCGACGCTCCAGCTTCTTCATGTCACGGGCAACAACAACCTTGCGCTCTTCTTTGGCTTCCTCGCCGATCCGTCGATCTTTTCGCGCCGCAAGCTGGTCTCGAACCGTGTCTACGCCAGAGACCACGAGCCAGCCCACGGCATCCATCACCTTCAGCCAGGAAATACCAAGAAAGACAGTCAAGCCAGGCAAAAACATTACCAGCAACAGAACAATCGTGGCGCCAATAAATGAAAACGCTGATACCAGCGCGCTACCGACCAGGTCACCGACGACACCGCCACTGCTGAACGCCAACCCGACGCTGGCACCGCCAAAATGCAGTGCCGCCAGACCGCACGCACCCAGCCCGGCTACAACACCGCCGGTACCAACGACGAGCTTGTGGGTCAGGTCCACCGGTGCATCATTTTTTCGATTGAGGAAAACTTTTACGCCACTGTAGGCAATCCACACGGGTACCAGGTAGGAAAGAAAGCCGACCAGGTTGAACAGTAAATCGCTGACAAAGGCGCCAAATGGTCCGCCTAGATTCCGAACCACATCCGTCCCGCCACGATGTGACCAGGACGGATCAGACCCGCTGTAGCTCGCCAGCGCCACAAGCAGGTATAGCGCCAGCGCCCCCAACACGTACAACGCTGCTTCACGCAGCAACCGAATGAGCTTGGGGGTCAGTGGCGGACTGGGTTCTTTTTTGCGAATTGCCTGCGGCACCGAATTTCTCTTTAATATTTGTTTGGCAGGCGCAATTCTCGCCTTTTGTGGCGCTCAAGCCAAGCACTGGCGGGTATTTTGCCGCTCCCGCAGGACTAATCGGAGCGGCAGTTACGCCAAAGCATGAGCCACTGCCGGATGCACAATTTGGCCGCCGATAGTGTTTGCGGCCGCACGCATTTGCGCATCATCTTCCAGCTTCGCAAGCGCCGCCAACCGCTTCACGTAGGGCGAAATGGCCGCAGATAACGCCTGGCTGGCACTACGCGGTACTGCGCCGGGCATGTTGGTGACTCCAAAATGCACCACCCCGGACTCGGTGTAAGTTGGATTCGTGTAGTCCGTCGGCCGCGTTGTCTCAATACAACCGCCCTGATCCACAGAAATATCAATTATTACGCTGCCAGCACCCATATCGGCGACCATTGCCCGATCCACCAGCCAGGGCGCCCTGTCCCCTGGAATCAACACGGCACCGATCAGCAGGTCTGCCCGAACCACGGCCTGGCGACGCAGGCCCGCTTCTGAAGGCAGTGCCGTAATATTGGGACTGTAGTGATGCAGGGCATCGAGCTGTTCCCGATCAATGCCAAACACTGTCACCTCGGCACCCATGGAAGCTGCCAGTCGCGCAGAAGCCGCGCCGGCAATGCCTGTGCCCAGAACCACTACCCGGCCGCGCTCTGCTCCTGCCAGGCCGCCGAGAAGCACGCCCTTGCCGCCCGCAGGGCGATGCAACAGGTTGGCGCCATATTGCACGGCCAGCCTGCCAGCGATATCGCTCATGGGCGCCAACAACGGCCTTTTCCCGTCAGATTCCACCGTTTCAAAGGCCACCGAGGTCGTTTTTGCCGACACCAAGGCGTCAGTCAGGGGGCGATTAGCAGCAAGATGTAAGTATGAAAATAGCCACATATCGTCACGCAAATACCCGAATTCGGGGGCGATCGGATCTTTTACCTTCACTATGAGCTTGGCTGACCAGACCGATGCCGTTTCAGGCTCAATACGGGCGCCTTGCGCCACGTAATCGGCGTCTTCGTAACCACTTGCCAAACCGGCACCCTGCTCCACCAGCACCTCGTGACCTGCGGCCACCAGGCCGCCTACGGCCTCCGGAGTCAGGGCAACGCGCCCTTCCATTGGCTTGATTTCGCGGGGAATTCCAATCTTCATACACCCTTCTCCTTTACCCTAATGGACACCATGAGTAACATCGACCGAACACGAACAGGCCTAGGCGCATTGTTCACAACTGCGCGTTAACCGCAAGCATAATCCAGGAACTCGTAATTACCAGTCGCCGCGCCGCAAGGAGCAGCAATCTAAATGGGAGCAGCAAACCGATGTCTGATTCAAAACACGCACGCGTACTCATTCTGGGCTCAGGCCCGGCCGGTTACACGGCTGCGGTTTACGCCGCCAGGGCCAACCTGAAGCCTGTACTCATCACTGGCATGGAACAAGGCGGCCAGCTGATGACCACCACCGAAGTCGATAACTGGCCAGGCGACGTTGAAGGCCTGCAGGGGCCGGCACTGATGGAGCGTATGCGCCAGCATGCGGAGCGTTTCAATACAGAAATTATTTTTGACACCATTACCAGGGCGGAACTGGGCAGTCGGCCGTTCAAGCTGACAGGCGACAGCAGCAGCTACACCTGCGATGCACTGATTATCGCCACCGGCGCTTCAGCCAAGTACCTCGGCCTGCCGTCAGAAGAAACGTTCCGCGGCAAAGGCGTATCCGCCTGTGCAACCTGCGACGGTTTTTTCTATCGCGGCAAGAAAGTGGCCGTCATTGGCGGGGGTAATTCTGCAGTCGAAGAGGCCATGTACTTGTCGAATATCGCGTCCGAAGTCGTCGTGGTTCATCGCCGCGATGAGTTTCGTGCCGAAGCCATACTCATTGACCAGATCATGGACAGGGCTGAAAACGGCAATATCAGCATTGAATGGAACCACGAACTGGATGAAGTGCTTGGTGATGCCAGCGGCGTAACAGGCATTCGCATCAAGGCCAGTGACGGCAGCACCAGGGACCTCGATGTTGACGGTGTATTCATCGCCATCGGCCACAAACCCAATACTGATTTGTTCGAAGGCCAGCTCGATATGCAACATGGCTACCTTGTTACCCGCGGCGGCAACGACGGTAATGCCATGGCAACCAGTATTGACGGCGTATTTGCTGCCGGTGATGTGCGTGACCACGTCTATCGTCAGGCCATAACATCAGCCGGAAGCGGTTGCATGGCAGCACTGGATGCCGAGCGCTTCCTCAAGGCATTGGAAAAAAATAGATAAAAATATTCGCGGCCCCGAACCCGGGGTCGTTTCTTTCATTGGCAAAGCAATACCGAACCGGGCATGACAGATCATAGTGACAACAAGCTGTTCAGGGACGCCATAAAGGGTATCACTCCGCTCAAGCAGGACAGGATTGAACCGCACAGGGAAAAACCCAAACCGGTTCCCGCCAGTCGTGACGCTGACGATCGCGATGTTATGGACAGCCTGCTCTCCGACCACGTCATCGAAGACGTGGACACCGGAGATGAACTGCTGTTCAAGCGGGCCGGCATCCAGACCACAGTCATGCGAAAACTCCGACGTGGCCAGTATGCCATTGAGGCAGAGCTTGACCTGCATCGAAGGACGGTGGACCAGGCCCGCGACCTTCTGGCCGCATTTATTCAACGTGCACAGCTGGATGGCAAACGCTGCGTGCGTATTGTTCACGGCAAGGGATATGGTTCTGCCAACAAGTTGCCGGTTTTGAAGAACATGGTGAATAGCTGGTTACAACAAAGAAATGAAGTGCTGGCATTTTCCTCGGCAACTCCGCAGGATGGCGGAACCGGCGCAGTATATGTTCTGCTGTCTAGGAAATACCCCGGTCCGAAAACGAGCTGACCGTCTCACGCAACGCATCCTCAAACCGATCAACAGGCTTCCAGCCCAATACCTCGCAGGTGCGGGAAATATCCACCTCGAGATTTTCTGTAAGGCGACGCACTTCTTCACCCCTGCCTGACACCGTACCGGCAAGCATCAATAAAAAACGGGGAACCGGAAACAGTCTTGCGCGCACCCCCATCGCGCTCGCCAGCGTCCTGACCAGACGCGTAGTAGAAACCGGGCAACCGTCCGAGACAAGAAAAACGTTTCCCGGCGCTGCTTCGTTCACAAGACACGATTCGATCAGGCTGTTGAGATTGTTGATCGAGACCATGTCACGACGGTTCCCGGTACTGCCGAGCGGCAATGGCAGTTCTTTTTTAAGTATCCGGCAAAGTCGCTCAAGGTTCCCTTTCACACCCGGGCCATAGACCAGCGGCGGCCTGATAACAGATACACCTATTGATGAGCCGGAGGCCAACTCCATCAATTCCTGTTCGGCCTGCGCCTTCGATCGACCGTAATCATCCTTCGGATCCGGAATATCGGCGGCGGCAAATGGCTTGCCGCCAGTCGCTTCACCATTCACCTTGATGCTGCTGAGATAAACAAATCTTTTGACTCCGGCTTTGACTGCACTGCGCGCAAGAGCCATTGTGGCCTGCGTGTTCAAACGGTAGTACACACCAGTATCGCCCGTATCTTCCTTCTCCATCACGTGAACACGCGCCGCCAGGTGCACTATCGCATCAACATCCCCGAGATGTTGCAGCCATTGCGTCTCTGGCGTGATATCACCGACTTTCCGGTATTCATGCGCAACCCTTGTAGCCAGATTTTCAGGGTTTCTTACCAGTCCAATCACCCGGTACCCCCGGCTGACCAGGTAGCAACACAATGCCGTGCCAATAAAGCCATTAGCGCCGGTAACGGCGATCGTGTTGACTGTCGAAGATGTCATTTCAGTTTTTCAACCAGCACAACCGCGCTGGCGGCGATACCTTCACCACGACCGGCAAATCCCAGGTTCTCAGTGGTTGTTGCCTTGATATTGATAAAACCATGGGGAAGCAAAAGATCTGAACAAAGATTATCAACCATGGAAGATACATAGGGTGCCAGCTTTGGCGCCTGGGCAATAACTGTTATATCGGCATTGACCAATGCATAGCCTGACTGATCAATCCTGTGTTTGACTTCACGCAACAGCTCTCTGCTATTCGCCCCCTTGTAGGCGGGATCAGTATCAGGAAAATGGCGCCCAATATCACCCAGGCCGGCAGCACCCAGCATGGCATCACACAGCGCGTGTATCAACACGTCCGCATCGGAATGACCATCAAGCCCTTTCTCAAACGGAATTGTAACTCCGCCCAGTATCAGCGCCCGACCCTCAACCAGTCGATGCACATCATACCCCTGCCCAACCCGTATCATGTCAGCCGTTCCTGCATATCCAGATAAAACCCGGCCATGCGCAAATCCTCCGGATGTGTAATCTTGATATTGTCACTATGACCAATTACCAGTTGCGGTGCAAATCCCGCGAGCTCCATCGCTGATGCCTCATCGGTTATCGACTCACCGCGCTCCAGTGCGGTTTTGAGAGCGGCACGCAAATGCGAAATCGGAAAAAACTGTGGGGTCAGCGCTCGCCACAAGCCGTCACGGGGCACGGTTTCGGTACACCGCTGATCGGCGCCGGCCCGTTTCACGGTATCGGCAACCGGCAGAGCCAGCAATCCTCCATCAGCTTGCGTACCGACACGGAGAACCAGTTCATTTATGTCCTCGGTGCGCACACACGGGCGTGCTGCATCATGCACCAGGACACGGTCCGAGTCGCCCGCCACCCTGGCAAGTGCAGCCAGTCCATTTAAAACAGTATCGGCACGCTCTCTTCCGCCCACATAGGCTCTTACCGGTTTGTCATTTATGGCATCGACGTCTGCCATTATTTCTTCCCAGTATTGATCAGATGCTGAAATACCCACGTAAATGCCGGCCAGCATATCCAGCTGGGCAAGACGCTCAAGCGTATGGCGAATGACAGGTTTGTCGCGAAGCATGAGGTACTGCTTGGGGTGACAACTGGCCATGCGCGAACCGACGCCCGCAGCCGGAACCAACGCCCAGACAGAAGATGACGTGCTCACGCAACCCCCTCGGTAGAACGAATCAAAGAAAACAACTGAAGTTTGTTATTATATCCAAATACGAAGGAAGTTTCGTGCCTGTCGAAGAGCCAGCCTAGGCTGCTACGCCGGCACCCACATGATCACGAATATCATCTGCCGCGATATCCTTGGTAACACCCTTGACCGTTGCCAGTTCTCGGGCCAGGTAGCCTGTTGCTGTCTCCAGCAGCATGGACTCTTCAAATGAAAGGCCGGATTCTTCTTTCCAGCGCAACAGGTCACGAACCACCTCCCCCAATTCCAGGCAGGATCCGCGATTGATGCGGCGTTCGATATCCTTGCAGCGCTCGGTCCAGTTACCACCGGTTACCCGGCGCGAACTCTCGCCTTCGAGTATTGCGTACAATTCATTGATCTTGCGTGTATCCAGCAGCGGCCGGATACCACTGGCTTCCATGTTATTCACCGGAACCTTGACGGTCATTTTGTTTTCTTCAATGCGGATGACGAAACAGGAATCCAGGTGGCCACCAATATAGATGTCCTCTACAGCCTCAATCATGCCGACACCCGCAGACGGATAGAAGACTGAATCACCAACACTGAACGCGGACTTTTTCGCCATTTACAACCATCTCCTTGATTCACCCGTCTCCGCCAACTTCCACAGAGTCGTGAATCAAAATTCGTGATAATTATTAAATTATGACGCTAACTATCGGATTAATCAATCTTTTTTCCATCTGACTCGACCCACGGAGCAATTGCGGTAGAATACGCCGCCTTTCAGACTTCCGTATAAATGCCTGAGCGCTCAAGTTGAAGAATCCAAAGGAAATTTCGGTATTTCGCCCACCGTCCCCCGGCGACGCAAACAAGCGCCAGCGCTGGAACCGGCTCTTCGGTAGCAGTCGGGCATTGGCACTGCTAAGCCTGGCACAGAGCAATACCAGCACTATTATTGTGGTCTTGTCCGATGCGCGCTCTCTGCAGCTGTTGGTGGATGAACTGACATTTTTCAATGATGCTCAGAACCCGGTACCAGTCTACACATTGCCGGATTGGGAATGCCTGCCCTACGACAGTTTTTCGCCTCACCAGGATATTGTTTCCCAGCGCCTGCTGACCCTGTCTCGATTACCCGGACTTCGCAGGTGTATTGTGCTCACAACAATCAGCACAATCATGCACAGGCTCGCGCCAGTCAACTATGTATCGGGACACAGCCTCAACCTGGCAAAGGGAGAACGCATTAATCTCACCGCCTTGCGAGACAAGCTGACCCAGACTTCCTATCGCTCTGTCAGCCAGGTAATGGAGCCGGGTGAATACGCGGTACGCGGCGGACTAGTTGATATATTTCCAATGGGGTCGCACACACCCTATCGCATCGATTTGTTTGGCGATGAAATCGAAAGCATTCGAACCTTTGACCCGCAGTCCCAGCTCTCAAGCGATACCCTGGACAATATCGAGCTGTTGCCGGCAAGAGAGTTCCCGGTAACAGAAGAAGCCATTACCCGTTTCCGGCAGGCGTTTCGGGCACAGTTTGAAGGTGACCCGACGCAAGCGGGAGTTTATCGTGACATCAGCGAGGGCATTATTCCATCCGGCGCCGAATACTACATTCCACTGTTCTTTGAACAAACAGCCACCATATTCGACTACCTGCCGGACAAAACCGTAGCAGTGATTGACAGTGAACTGGCTGCAGCTTCAGGCCGGTTCCAGTCTGAAATTACCGAACGCTACTTGCAGCGTCGACACGACCGCGAGCGACCAATCCTGCCGCCAGAAAAGCTGTTTCTCGAGCAGGACGTTGTCATCGCCCGGTTAAAAGCCATGCCGATAATCGAGCTGGGCGGTCACGAAACTGCCGGTGTTTTGCATGAAGCTCCGGTATATACCTTCGAATCTTCACTGCCTGTACAGCTTCCTGTCGATCATCACAGTGAGTCACCATACCGGGAGCTTTTCGACTACCTGGGCAATACCCGACAGCGCAACCTTATCGTTGCTGAAACACCCGGCAGGCGCGAGACCATGCGCGAACTACTGGCAGCCAACGGCCTCAAGACAAGGATCGTTTCCGGCTGGCACGAGTTTTTTAATGGCGATACCCGGCTGGCACTGGCCCATTCGACACTGGACCGTGGACTGCTGTTACAGGATCCGGCTATCGCCGTCATTACCGAGGCCCAGCTTTTCGGTGAACGCGCCGCTCAACGTCGACGCCGCTCGCAAACAGCGCGCGAACCGGAAGCTATTATTCGCAGCCTCGCGGAACTGCATATTGGCGATCCCATTGTTCATGAACAACACGGTGTTGGTCGCTACCTTGGCCTGGAAATGCTGGATGTAGGTGACGGCCCGACAGAGTTTCTTGCCATTCAGTACGCTGGCAACGACAAGCTTTACCTGCCAGTTACGTCTCTACACCTGATTGGACGATACACCAGCACTCACCCGGAAACCGCACCGCTGCATCGCATGGGCGGCGACGTCTGGGAGAATGCGAAAAAGCGTGCACAGAAAAAAGCACGCGATGTTGCTGCCGAGTTGCTGGATATTTATGCCCGGCGCGAAGCCAGACCTGGTATGGAGTTCAAACTCAACGAAGCCGGCTACAATGCATTCGCCGACGGTTTTCCGTTTGAAGAGACCCCGGACCAGGCGCGGGCCATCAATGAAGTTATTGCCGACATGCAGCGGCCCGTCCCCATGGATCGCCTGGTCTGTGGTGACGTTGGTTTTGGCAAAACCGAGGTTGCACTGCGCGCCGCTTTTGTCGCGGTGGATAACAGCAAACAGGTCGTGGTACTGGTACCCACCACCCTGCTAGCCCAGCAACACTTTCAAAATTTCCAGGATCGGTTTGCCGAATGGCCGGTACACGTTGAACTGCTGTCGCGGTTTCGCACCAAGAAAGAACAGGAAGAAGTGCTGGACCAGGCCAGGAAAGGCAAGGTGGATATTATCGTCGGCACACATCGCCTGCTGCAGGATGACATTGTTCTTGATCGTCCCGGGCTGATTATTGTTGACGAGGAGCAGCGATTCGGCGTCCGTCAGAAGGAAAAGCTCAAGAAACTGCGCAGCGAGGTGGATATCCTTACACTTACTGCCACGCCAATTCCACGCACACTCAACCTGGGCATGACCGGGTTACGCGATATTTCCATTATTGCAACACCACCGGAACAGCGGCTGTCCGTCAAGACGTTCGTTAACGAGAACAGCAACAGCATTATCCGTGAAGCTTGCCTGCGCGAAATCCATCGTGGCGGCCAGGTGTATTATCTGCACAACGAAGTGCGCACCATGGACAAGGCACTGGCCGATCTTCAACAACTGTTACCCGAGGCCCGGATCCATATGGCGCACGGCCAGATGCCGGAGCGCGAGCTGGAACGCATCATGCTCGACTTCTATCACCAGCGCTTCAATATCCTGCTGTGCAGTACCATCATCGAATCCGGCATCGATGTCCCTTCAGCCAATACCATATTGATCGAGCGGGCGGACAAGTTTGGTCTGGCGCAGTTGCACCAGTTGCGCGGTCGTGTAGGCCGCTCGCACCATCGCGCCTACGCCTATATGTTGATCCCGTCAAAACAGGCATTAACAGGCGATGCACGCAAACGTCTTGAGGCTATTGCCTCCCTGGATGAATTGGGCGCCGGCTTTGCGCTCGCTTCCCACGATCTCGAGATTCGTGGTGCCGGTGAACTTCTTGGTGAGAGCCAGAGTGGTGAAATTGATGAAATCGGCTTCACCATGTACACAGAACTGCTCAGTCGGGCAGTGAAGTCGCTCAAGGAGGGCAAGGAGCCCGAACTGGACAAACCGGTGCAGCCGGCTTCTGAAATCAATATTCACGCCCCGGTGCTGTTCCCTGCCGAATATATCCCCGATGTGCACACACGCCTCGTACTTTACAAGCGCCTGGCCAATGCCGCTGACAAGAGCAGCCTGCAACAGTTAAAGGAGGAAGTTATTGATCGTTTCGGGTTGTTGCCGGAAGAAACTGCGTTACTGTTTTCTGTCTCGGAATTACGGATCGATGCAAGCCGGATTGGTATCAGCAAGATTGATGCCGGCAGCAAGGGTGCCAGGATCCAGTTTGAAACCAATCCTGATATTGACCCGGCGGCACTGATTCAGCTGATGCAATCATCACCACGTGAATATCGCCTGGATGGACCGACCATGCTTCGCGTAAACGCAGAAATGAAAAAACCTGCCGACAGGCTCGACAGGCTTGCTCGCATCCTTAACGCCCTGGTCAGGGCGTAAATTCCGGGACTATCAGAATCCAATACCTACGGTCGCCAACGCCCTTCTGTGGGTACTGATGCCACCAACAGCACTGTCAACACTCTGGGCTGCCAGCCCTGCATTAATGTACTTCCAGGTATAACGGATACCGATTGTAGAAGTGGTCTGTTCACTGACTTCGCCCCGGTTGTAACCGGCCAGGGTAGTATTGGCATTTCCCAGGCGGGATACTTCGGCAATGGCTACCAGCAAATGATCATCACTCAGCGGTACCACAAAACCGGCATTGATGAACGAATGCTTTTCCTTTTTATTGGAGGTATCACTAAGAGGGTCATTGAGCACAGCTTCTACCTCAAGATGAAAACCAATCGGCGTATCATTACCAACAATAGTTTCGGTTGAGGCTGCAAATCCACCCTTGATACCGAATTCCTCTACCTGGCGGAATGGTCGATCCTTGTCCTTGTCACCGGTTGCAGCAACAAAGGTAAATATAGCGGCCAATGCCGGCAGGTTTTCAGTCTGCGAGGAAAAATTCCATTTGATTGCACCCTCGGTATCACCG
Coding sequences within:
- the ald gene encoding alanine dehydrogenase; the encoded protein is MKIGIPREIKPMEGRVALTPEAVGGLVAAGHEVLVEQGAGLASGYEDADYVAQGARIEPETASVWSAKLIVKVKDPIAPEFGYLRDDMWLFSYLHLAANRPLTDALVSAKTTSVAFETVESDGKRPLLAPMSDIAGRLAVQYGANLLHRPAGGKGVLLGGLAGAERGRVVVLGTGIAGAASARLAASMGAEVTVFGIDREQLDALHHYSPNITALPSEAGLRRQAVVRADLLIGAVLIPGDRAPWLVDRAMVADMGAGSVIIDISVDQGGCIETTRPTDYTNPTYTESGVVHFGVTNMPGAVPRSASQALSAAISPYVKRLAALAKLEDDAQMRAAANTIGGQIVHPAVAHALA
- a CDS encoding DNA translocase FtsK 4TM domain-containing protein, with translation MPQAIRKKEPSPPLTPKLIRLLREAALYVLGALALYLLVALASYSGSDPSWSHRGGTDVVRNLGGPFGAFVSDLLFNLVGFLSYLVPVWIAYSGVKVFLNRKNDAPVDLTHKLVVGTGGVVAGLGACGLAALHFGGASVGLAFSSGGVVGDLVGSALVSAFSFIGATIVLLLVMFLPGLTVFLGISWLKVMDAVGWLVVSGVDTVRDQLAARKDRRIGEEAKEERKVVVARDMKKLERREPPKIEPVIPKIKPSERSERERQASLFDVPEGGELPALSLLDEAGEHLAPQFSRQSLESMSRLLEKKLLDFNIEAQVVEVHPGPVITRFELEPAAGVKASQITNLATDLARSMSVVSLRVVEVIPGKTTVGIEVPNESRETVRLREVLSSQEFDDVRSPLALALGKDISGKPVVEDLAKMPHLLIAGTTGSGKSVSVNGLIMSMVYKATPDQVRLIMVDPKMLELSIYEGIPHLLAPVVTDMKQAATALRWCIGEMERRYRLMAALGVRNIGGYNRKVKDAAEAGKPLKDPLFEPIEGIDEEAPELKALPYIVILIDELADMMMVVGKKVEQLIARLAQKARAAGLHLILATQRPSVDVITGLIKANIPARIAFQVSSRVDSRTVLDQMGAEQLLGHGDMLFLQPGQGVPLRVHGSFVDDHEVHNVVNALKKNGKPAYDDSILSPESLSETPGSAFSAGMSGDDESDPLYDEALAIVTETRKASISGVQRRLRIGYNRAARLIEQMEKSGVVGPLQSNGSREVLAPPPPKG
- a CDS encoding replication-associated recombination protein A; this translates as MFSSSAEPVAGAIDTRPLADRMRPQTLEHYVGQSHLLGEGKALRRALEQGSLHSMIFWGPPGTGKTTLARMLANLCDAHFITLSAVLAGVKDIRAAVEQAQQYQSMGQATVLFVDEVHRFNKSQQDAFLPHVESGTVTFIGATTENPSFELNNALLSRARVYVLKSLGHDELRLVIEHALHDERGLAATGLTIDDEALAILVDAADGDARRALNLLEIAADLSESHISLEVIKEVVAGGVRRFDKGGEAFYDQISALHKSVRGSDPDATLYWFARMLDGGCDPLYLARRIVRMASEDIGNADPRALQLSLNAWDVQERLGSPEGELAMAQALVYLASVPKSNAVYTAFKAAMKDVQELGSLEVPLHLRNAPTKLMKQLDYGRDYRYAHDEPEGYAAGEQYFPDGMSARQYYHPVDRGLELKIRERLTHLRQLDARYRGDK
- the lolA gene encoding outer membrane lipoprotein chaperone LolA; its protein translation is MLSARKIFVPVLLLVLVFPAATVSADGIKSLRRFYSQVKTFSASFSQVVLDESLSPIQETSGKLLIKRPGSFRWDYLEPFKQHIVSDGKKIWVYDVELKQATFRAVDAGLGQTPAFLLSGSGRIDDNFELKSLGKQGKLEWTQMKPKKSDGGYENIRIAFENGQLRMLEMVDSFGQTTRVTLADNRENGKIDNSRFQFSPPAGVDIVGAPVQ